One Ignavibacteria bacterium genomic window carries:
- a CDS encoding tetratricopeptide repeat protein, giving the protein MKKFYLILVLFFFFLFSNTKEGSAQNDPDAILSQGTTALNSGSYVEALQLFDLYMTMVSNNAEAYYKRGTVKFNTKKYRDALVDFDNAIQIDTSQSDYFNLRGQTKKELKQDSEALDDFTKAIMLNPDNPEPYNNRGMIYGDKRVFGNAIMDFTKALKLRSGYTEAYFNRGAIYMQMENWQKGVDDFTNAIKNNASFAQAYELRGIANMYLQKYELAVNDFEHALALDKSLKEEIQPFLDNSKSNMKKK; this is encoded by the coding sequence ATGAAAAAATTTTATTTAATTTTGGTTCTCTTTTTCTTTTTTCTTTTTTCGAACACTAAAGAAGGAAGCGCGCAAAATGACCCCGATGCAATTTTAAGCCAGGGAACGACAGCGCTTAACTCGGGAAGTTATGTTGAGGCATTGCAGCTTTTTGACCTTTATATGACGATGGTGTCAAACAATGCGGAGGCATATTACAAAAGAGGCACAGTAAAGTTTAACACAAAAAAATACCGTGATGCGCTTGTTGACTTTGACAATGCCATCCAGATAGACACATCCCAATCCGATTATTTTAACCTCAGGGGGCAAACGAAAAAAGAATTGAAACAGGACAGTGAAGCACTCGATGATTTTACAAAAGCGATTATGTTAAATCCCGACAACCCGGAACCTTATAATAATCGCGGAATGATTTACGGTGATAAGCGTGTTTTCGGAAATGCAATTATGGATTTCACAAAAGCATTGAAGCTTCGTTCGGGATATACCGAAGCATATTTTAACCGCGGTGCAATTTACATGCAGATGGAAAACTGGCAAAAAGGAGTTGATGATTTTACTAATGCAATAAAAAATAATGCATCTTTTGCACAGGCATATGAGCTTCGGGGAATTGCAAATATGTATCTGCAAAAATATGAACTTGCCGTAAATGATTTTGAGCATGCGCTTGCACTTGATAAGTCACTCAAAGAAGAAATCCAGCCATTTCTCGATAACTCAAAATCAAACATGAAGA
- a CDS encoding tetratricopeptide repeat protein, with protein sequence MKKKLLCFIVFILSGYFSEQAKAQYTPDQIFGFGKEALLGQDYKTAINWLTQYIQIKTQSSEAYNLRGEAYFGLNNYQSAINDFGTAIQLDPKNIKAYINLGILYISQKDYPNAISNLTSAIQNSPGNAVAYFNRGVAYYGNTQNDLAMSDLDNAIQYDPQISDAYRYKGLINLSQGDSVKGLANFNKAIEINPQNYKAFFDRAVYFYNKNIYDKALSDLNESIDIYPRNYQALIIRAYILNSMQEYTLALNDLKTAIEIAPDMQPKVNDFMEQIKLKIR encoded by the coding sequence ATGAAGAAAAAATTACTATGTTTTATTGTTTTTATTTTGTCGGGATATTTTTCAGAGCAAGCAAAAGCTCAATATACTCCTGACCAGATTTTTGGATTCGGAAAAGAAGCATTGCTTGGGCAAGATTATAAAACTGCAATAAATTGGCTTACGCAATATATCCAGATAAAAACCCAGAGTTCGGAAGCATATAACCTGAGAGGAGAAGCATATTTTGGTTTGAATAATTATCAAAGCGCGATTAACGATTTCGGAACAGCTATTCAACTTGACCCAAAAAACATAAAAGCTTACATCAATCTTGGAATCTTATATATATCGCAGAAAGATTATCCCAACGCAATAAGCAATTTAACGAGCGCAATCCAAAACAGTCCCGGAAACGCAGTGGCATATTTTAACCGCGGAGTGGCATATTATGGAAACACACAGAATGATCTGGCTATGAGTGACCTTGATAACGCGATTCAATATGACCCGCAGATTTCAGATGCATATAGATATAAAGGGCTAATTAATCTATCCCAGGGAGATTCAGTAAAAGGACTTGCAAATTTTAACAAAGCGATTGAAATAAATCCGCAGAACTATAAGGCATTTTTTGACAGAGCGGTATATTTTTACAATAAAAATATTTATGATAAAGCACTGAGTGACCTAAACGAATCTATAGACATTTATCCCAGAAATTATCAGGCACTTATTATACGGGCATATATTTTGAACTCAATGCAGGAATATACTCTGGCTTTGAATGATTTGAAAACAGCCATTGAAATAGCTCCGGATATGCAGCCAAAGGTAAATGATTTTATGGAGCAAATTAAATTAAAAATAAGATGA
- a CDS encoding tetratricopeptide repeat protein, translated as MLKSVKIILFLIFPGLIFAQSNPEEIYDRASEEFGKANYTESYKLYDEYIKLSPDSSKGYVGKANILLLTNMPDDALKIYNEVLDKNPNSAPALSGRGVVYTMKGDYAYAIEDFKKSLLYDSTNTSTLNSLAATYLKVGYIDDAIKIFDRSLLSDPDNPETYRNISVVHFNLGDTIKAFDALNKALEINPGNVNVLNTRGALYKECKKHELAIKDYDKVLELDPQNAEAFCRRGIAYLMLGNKKKAVEDMEYGIKLNPGFKPQVEAYLIEAKN; from the coding sequence ATGTTAAAATCCGTAAAAATTATACTATTTTTGATATTTCCCGGTCTGATTTTTGCTCAGAGCAACCCTGAGGAGATATACGACAGAGCATCTGAGGAGTTCGGCAAAGCGAATTACACGGAGTCATATAAGCTTTATGATGAATATATAAAATTAAGTCCCGACAGCTCAAAAGGATACGTGGGCAAAGCAAACATTCTGCTTCTTACAAACATGCCGGATGATGCATTGAAAATTTATAATGAGGTTCTTGATAAAAATCCAAATTCGGCACCGGCGCTTTCAGGGAGGGGTGTTGTTTATACGATGAAAGGAGATTATGCTTATGCCATTGAGGATTTTAAAAAATCTCTGTTATATGATTCGACAAATACTTCAACATTAAATTCTCTTGCAGCGACATATCTGAAAGTCGGCTATATTGATGATGCAATAAAAATATTTGACAGGTCTTTGCTTTCAGACCCGGACAATCCGGAAACATACAGAAACATATCTGTTGTCCATTTTAATTTAGGAGATACAATAAAAGCTTTTGATGCTCTGAATAAAGCCCTTGAAATAAATCCCGGCAATGTTAATGTTCTTAATACGCGCGGCGCATTGTATAAAGAATGTAAAAAGCATGAGCTTGCAATTAAAGACTATGATAAAGTTCTTGAACTTGACCCGCAAAACGCGGAAGCTTTCTGCAGAAGGGGAATCGCTTATCTAATGCTCGGTAATAAAAAGAAAGCAGTTGAAGATATGGAATATGGAATAAAACTAAATCCCGGATTTAAACCTCAGGTTGAAGCTTATTTAATCGAAGCAAAAAATTAA
- a CDS encoding methionine aminotransferase → MSTLSNECGAVNLSQGFPDFPVDPQLMELVAKAMKDGHNQYAMMTGVPVLRQSISKIVKKFYDRDINPDTEVTVTSGATESLFAAISVVVNDGDEVIMFDPSYDSYEPAVTLNKGVSVRIPLTFPDYKIDWNKVKDKINDKTRLIILNSPHNPTGSVMSADDLNTLAEIIRDKNIYILSDEVYEHITFDGTKHQSMLLNDELYKKSFTVSSFGKTFHITGWKVGYCTAPPNLTSEFRKIHQFLTFATSTPFQFALAEYSMDLQRIADLKNFYEEKRNHFLELVKKTRFKPLECKGTYFQILDYSDISDENDFEFARRMTRDYKVASVPVSVFYENKDDNKVLRFCFAKSNATLEKAIENLTKL, encoded by the coding sequence ATGTCGACGCTTTCGAATGAGTGCGGAGCGGTGAATCTTTCACAGGGATTCCCTGATTTTCCGGTTGACCCGCAGTTAATGGAGCTGGTTGCAAAAGCAATGAAAGACGGGCATAATCAATATGCGATGATGACGGGTGTTCCCGTTTTGCGGCAGAGCATTTCAAAGATTGTAAAGAAATTTTATGACAGGGACATAAATCCTGATACTGAGGTTACGGTAACATCGGGAGCGACTGAGTCGCTTTTTGCGGCAATTAGCGTTGTAGTGAATGACGGTGATGAGGTGATAATGTTCGACCCTTCATATGATTCTTATGAGCCGGCGGTTACTTTGAATAAAGGAGTTTCGGTGAGAATACCGCTGACGTTTCCCGATTATAAAATCGATTGGAATAAAGTTAAGGATAAGATAAACGATAAGACGCGGCTGATTATTTTGAACTCTCCGCATAATCCGACGGGGTCGGTTATGTCCGCAGATGATTTGAATACACTTGCAGAGATTATACGCGACAAAAATATTTATATATTGAGTGATGAAGTTTATGAGCATATAACTTTTGACGGCACGAAGCATCAGAGCATGTTGTTGAACGATGAGCTTTATAAAAAATCTTTTACCGTTTCATCTTTTGGAAAGACATTTCACATAACGGGCTGGAAGGTCGGCTATTGCACGGCACCTCCAAACCTAACTTCGGAATTTAGAAAAATTCATCAATTCCTTACATTTGCGACATCAACACCGTTTCAGTTTGCACTTGCAGAGTACTCGATGGACTTGCAAAGGATAGCAGACCTAAAAAATTTTTATGAAGAGAAAAGAAATCATTTTTTGGAGCTGGTGAAAAAGACGAGGTTCAAGCCGCTTGAATGCAAGGGGACGTATTTTCAGATTTTAGATTACTCGGATATATCAGATGAAAATGATTTTGAGTTTGCAAGGAGAATGACAAGGGATTACAAAGTTGCTTCTGTTCCTGTTTCGGTTTTTTATGAGAACAAAGATGATAATAAAGTTTTGAGGTTTTGTTTTGCGAAGAGCAACGCAACTCTTGAGAAAGCAATCGAGAATTTAACCAAATTATGA
- a CDS encoding SRPBCC domain-containing protein translates to MKYQLRTEILINASPGKVWSVLTDFEKYPEWNPFIKFVKGNPIAGEKISVRLEPPDEKGMTISPKVLKVDYNREFRWKGQLFIPGLFDGEHIFELKDNVNGTTTFIHRENFSGILIGFFKKMLEGNTKKGFEMMNEKLKEISEK, encoded by the coding sequence TTGAAATACCAATTAAGAACAGAAATATTAATTAACGCTTCACCCGGAAAAGTGTGGAGCGTTCTAACAGATTTTGAAAAGTATCCGGAATGGAATCCGTTCATTAAGTTTGTGAAAGGTAATCCGATAGCGGGAGAAAAAATTTCTGTTCGTCTGGAACCACCTGATGAAAAAGGGATGACGATAAGTCCGAAAGTTTTAAAGGTTGATTATAACCGGGAGTTCAGATGGAAAGGTCAGCTTTTCATTCCGGGTTTATTTGACGGTGAACATATATTCGAGTTAAAAGATAATGTGAACGGCACAACAACATTTATACACAGAGAAAATTTTAGCGGAATATTGATTGGGTTTTTTAAAAAAATGTTAGAGGGAAACACAAAGAAAGGATTTGAGATGATGAATGAAAAGCTGAAAGAAATATCAGAGAAGTGA
- a CDS encoding aldehyde dehydrogenase family protein has product MSKKFHNFINGEWRDSVSEETFENRNPAMWEDDLIGTFPSSNADDLDDAVIAAREAFKKWRLVPAPRRGDVLKVVGDKMLKHKEEIAHEMTREMGKVIAETRGDVQEGIDTAYYAASEGRRLFGYNAPSEMPNKMNMSFRVPIGVGGFITPWNFPMAIPTWKLFPALVCGNTCVFKPAELTPKTATTLVKIIDEAMREVLGSGYIPGVLNLVHGSGSIVGEAMTSHPEIDFISFTGSTEVGKRINTVAGGDLKRVSLELGGKNAQIVMDDANLDLALDAVLWGAFGTTGQRCTATSRLILQKKIHDKFIDKLVKRVEKLKLGYGNNDGIDVGPCVSEKQRETVNKYVNIGIEEDKATLVCGGDYATRGDLSKGWFYKPTIFKDVTTYMRIAQEEIFGPVLSVIECKDLDDAIQILNSTQYGLSSSIFTNNVNDAFRAIRDIEAGITYVNGATIGAEAHMPFGGVKATGNGHREGGWTVFDFYTEWKAVYVDYSGKLQRAQIDNY; this is encoded by the coding sequence ATGTCTAAAAAATTTCATAATTTCATAAACGGAGAGTGGCGTGATTCAGTAAGCGAAGAAACTTTTGAGAACAGAAATCCTGCAATGTGGGAAGATGATTTGATAGGGACGTTCCCTTCATCGAATGCAGATGACCTTGATGATGCGGTGATTGCTGCGAGAGAGGCGTTTAAAAAATGGAGATTGGTTCCTGCTCCGAGACGCGGTGACGTTCTGAAAGTTGTCGGTGATAAAATGCTTAAGCATAAAGAAGAAATTGCGCATGAGATGACACGCGAAATGGGAAAGGTGATTGCAGAAACACGCGGCGACGTTCAGGAAGGAATTGATACTGCATATTATGCGGCTTCCGAAGGAAGAAGATTATTCGGATACAATGCACCGAGCGAAATGCCGAACAAGATGAACATGAGCTTCAGGGTTCCGATTGGTGTCGGCGGATTTATAACACCGTGGAATTTTCCGATGGCGATTCCGACATGGAAATTATTTCCTGCGCTTGTCTGCGGAAACACATGCGTGTTCAAACCTGCGGAGCTTACTCCGAAGACTGCAACAACGCTTGTGAAGATTATCGATGAAGCGATGAGAGAAGTTTTGGGAAGCGGTTACATACCGGGAGTTTTGAATCTTGTGCATGGAAGCGGAAGCATTGTCGGTGAAGCGATGACATCGCATCCTGAAATCGATTTTATTTCTTTCACGGGTTCGACTGAAGTCGGGAAGAGAATTAATACCGTTGCTGGCGGAGATTTGAAGAGAGTTTCTTTAGAGCTTGGCGGAAAGAATGCGCAGATAGTTATGGACGATGCTAATCTGGACTTAGCGCTTGATGCTGTTTTATGGGGAGCATTCGGAACGACGGGTCAGAGATGCACTGCGACATCGAGATTGATTTTACAGAAAAAAATTCATGATAAATTTATAGATAAGCTTGTCAAGCGAGTCGAAAAATTAAAGCTTGGTTACGGTAACAATGACGGCATTGATGTTGGTCCTTGTGTGAGCGAGAAGCAAAGAGAAACGGTGAACAAGTATGTGAACATCGGAATCGAGGAGGACAAAGCGACGCTTGTATGCGGAGGTGATTATGCGACGCGCGGTGATTTGTCGAAGGGATGGTTTTATAAGCCGACGATTTTTAAGGACGTAACCACTTACATGAGAATTGCGCAGGAAGAAATTTTTGGTCCGGTGCTTTCGGTTATCGAATGCAAAGACTTGGATGATGCAATACAGATTTTGAACTCAACGCAATACGGGTTGTCGTCGAGCATATTTACGAATAATGTTAACGATGCTTTCAGGGCGATTCGCGATATCGAAGCGGGGATTACATATGTGAACGGCGCTACAATCGGCGCGGAAGCACACATGCCGTTCGGCGGTGTGAAAGCAACGGGCAACGGTCACCGCGAGGGCGGATGGACAGTGTTTGATTTTTATACCGAGTGGAAGGCTGTTTATGTTGATTACTCGGGTAAATTGCAGAGAGCGCAGATTGATAATTATTGA
- the lhgO gene encoding L-2-hydroxyglutarate oxidase — MREKYDVILIGAGIIGLATAYNLIKKNPGVKLCIIEKEDVIAKHQTGNNSGVIHSGIYYKPGSLKEQNCIRGYKMLLEFCNEHNIKYDICGKLIVATNEHELKALQILYDKGIQNGLQGLRIISREEAKEIEPYVNCVKAIHVPQTGIIDYSNVTEKIFDILYKHGVNIKLKEKLKDVDEDSNCVTVITDKDDYECKIFVSCAGLQSDRIAKLTNNKLDVRIIPFRGEYFNIKEHKRYLVNHLIYPVPDPQFPFLGVHFTRMIDGNVEAGPNAVLAMKREGYGKLDMNIKDMKDTFTWSGFYHITWKHWQTGIYEFYRSLMKYEFVNSLQKLIPDITGKDLVPGGSGVRAQAVDKHGNLIDDFLFAEDKRIINVLNAPSPAATSSLSVGDTISDKIISRL; from the coding sequence TTGAGAGAAAAATACGACGTCATATTAATTGGTGCGGGCATAATCGGTCTTGCAACTGCTTACAACCTGATAAAGAAAAATCCCGGTGTAAAACTCTGCATCATCGAAAAAGAAGACGTCATCGCAAAACACCAGACCGGCAACAACAGCGGAGTCATTCATTCAGGAATTTATTACAAGCCCGGCAGTCTTAAAGAGCAAAACTGTATACGCGGATATAAAATGCTCCTCGAGTTCTGCAATGAACATAACATCAAATACGACATCTGCGGAAAGCTCATCGTCGCTACAAACGAACACGAACTAAAAGCGCTTCAGATTCTATACGACAAAGGAATCCAAAACGGTCTGCAGGGATTAAGAATTATTTCAAGAGAAGAAGCAAAGGAAATCGAGCCCTATGTAAATTGCGTGAAAGCAATTCACGTTCCGCAAACGGGCATCATCGATTACTCAAATGTAACAGAAAAAATTTTTGACATACTTTACAAACACGGTGTAAACATAAAGCTCAAAGAAAAATTAAAAGATGTTGATGAGGATTCTAATTGCGTGACCGTCATCACAGATAAAGACGATTATGAATGCAAAATTTTTGTAAGCTGTGCCGGTTTGCAATCCGACCGTATCGCAAAGCTCACAAACAACAAGCTCGACGTTCGGATAATTCCATTCCGCGGAGAATATTTCAATATAAAAGAACACAAACGCTATCTCGTTAACCATCTTATTTATCCCGTTCCCGACCCGCAGTTCCCGTTTCTTGGTGTGCATTTCACAAGAATGATTGACGGAAATGTTGAAGCGGGACCAAACGCCGTCCTTGCAATGAAGCGCGAGGGTTACGGCAAGCTCGATATGAACATTAAAGACATGAAAGACACTTTCACGTGGAGCGGATTTTATCACATCACGTGGAAACACTGGCAGACAGGCATTTACGAATTTTACCGCTCACTTATGAAATATGAATTTGTAAACTCGTTGCAAAAACTTATTCCCGATATCACCGGCAAAGATTTGGTTCCGGGCGGAAGCGGGGTTCGCGCGCAGGCAGTAGACAAGCATGGAAACTTAATCGATGATTTTTTGTTTGCAGAAGATAAAAGAATCATAAATGTTCTCAATGCTCCATCACCCGCCGCAACGTCTTCACTTTCGGTCGGCGACACTATAAGCGATAAAATTATTTCAAGATTATAA
- a CDS encoding DUF1287 domain-containing protein — translation MTLIIIFFLFFYSFNCNKENTQQISSPQQVTQTSKDSAKQISLSANQQKVLDGAKKTLADNYEYDMSMAYYTIDFPNGDIDETIGVCTDVIVRALRKSGITDLQKAINDDVKSDWNAYPMKRWKAKKPDSNIDHRRVMNLEVWFAKYWQTLNNDADFQPGDIVVWDMNQDGYSDHIGIVSDTFANGNYYVIHNHPNPGYVANEDKLHLWEIIGHYRIKD, via the coding sequence ATGACACTCATAATAATTTTCTTTTTATTTTTCTATTCGTTTAATTGCAACAAGGAAAATACTCAACAAATTTCTTCGCCGCAGCAAGTAACACAAACATCAAAAGATTCAGCAAAACAAATATCACTTTCCGCCAATCAGCAAAAAGTTCTCGACGGCGCAAAGAAAACTCTCGCCGATAATTACGAATACGATATGTCGATGGCATATTATACAATTGATTTTCCAAATGGTGACATTGATGAAACCATAGGAGTCTGCACTGATGTAATCGTTCGCGCTTTGCGAAAATCAGGCATCACCGATTTACAAAAAGCAATCAACGACGACGTTAAATCCGATTGGAACGCATACCCCATGAAAAGATGGAAAGCAAAAAAACCCGATTCAAACATAGACCATCGCCGTGTAATGAATCTCGAAGTCTGGTTTGCTAAATATTGGCAGACACTCAATAACGATGCTGACTTTCAGCCCGGCGACATCGTTGTATGGGATATGAATCAGGATGGTTACAGCGACCACATCGGCATCGTATCCGACACTTTCGCAAACGGAAATTATTACGTCATTCACAATCATCCCAATCCCGGCTACGTGGCAAACGAAGACAAGCTTCACCTCTGGGAAATCATCGGTCATTATAGAATCAAAGATTAA
- a CDS encoding nitroreductase family protein, which translates to MDLLEAIKKRKTTNGFFLDKEISQEHIDLLVKMSSHCPSHFNSQPWRFVLVQDKSVIKKIGRIAGDAMTQLMDDGRFWKQYKKYFRFSEEEMEKTKDGIHIDHLPAFLKPFAKSIFSETGGKVISMLKVSKILGNDEEKLVSSSPLLFAITLTKDEYKPCELSGFYSVISMGAVIQTLWLVTTSIGMGMQFISTPGEIPKKWKEVSEILNIPLDQELMAIFRMGYIDENVERPAIDWTSSQRKGIDELAFNNYFGNKFNNQK; encoded by the coding sequence ATGGACTTACTCGAAGCAATAAAGAAAAGAAAAACAACTAACGGATTTTTTTTAGACAAGGAAATATCACAAGAGCACATCGACCTTCTCGTGAAAATGTCCTCGCACTGCCCGAGTCATTTCAATTCACAGCCGTGGCGCTTTGTGCTTGTGCAGGATAAATCCGTAATCAAAAAAATCGGACGAATCGCAGGCGATGCAATGACACAGCTTATGGATGACGGCCGCTTCTGGAAACAATACAAAAAATATTTCCGCTTCTCAGAAGAAGAAATGGAAAAAACAAAAGACGGCATACACATAGACCACCTGCCCGCTTTTCTTAAACCGTTTGCAAAAAGCATTTTCTCCGAAACCGGTGGCAAAGTAATTTCAATGCTCAAAGTCTCAAAAATTCTCGGCAACGATGAAGAAAAGCTCGTTTCATCATCACCGCTTCTGTTCGCAATTACGCTTACAAAAGATGAATATAAACCCTGTGAGCTTTCGGGGTTTTATTCCGTCATCAGTATGGGGGCGGTGATTCAGACTTTATGGCTCGTCACAACTTCAATCGGAATGGGAATGCAGTTTATTTCAACTCCCGGTGAAATTCCCAAAAAATGGAAAGAAGTTTCGGAGATTCTGAATATTCCCCTTGATCAGGAGCTTATGGCTATCTTCAGAATGGGATATATTGATGAAAACGTCGAGCGTCCTGCAATTGACTGGACTTCCTCACAAAGAAAAGGAATTGATGAACTTGCTTTTAATAACTATTTTGGAAATAAGTTCAATAATCAAAAATGA